One part of the Phragmites australis chromosome 3, lpPhrAust1.1, whole genome shotgun sequence genome encodes these proteins:
- the LOC133911336 gene encoding expansin-B4-like yields MGMGGGLALVAVLSLLAAHGVDGDDYNTSDAYMQSWRSARATWYGQPNGAGPSDNGGACGFKNVNQYPFMAMTSCGNQPLFKDGKGCGSCYKIKCTRHPACSGRTETVVITDMNYYPLAPYHFDLSGTAFGKLAKPGRNNDLRHAGIIDIQFTRVPCQFPGLKVGFHVEEGSSQVYFAVLIEYENGDGDVVQVDLMESRSGGRWSSMRQSWGSIWRLDSNHRLRAPFSIRIRSDSGKTLVARDVIPVNWRPNTFYRSFVQYSS; encoded by the exons ATGGGCATGGGTGGTGGTCTTGCTCTTGTGGCGGTCCTCTCCCTCCTGGCCGCGCACGGCGTCGACGGCGACGACTACAACACCAGCGATGCCTACATGCAGAGCTGGCGCAGCGCCAGGGCCACCTGGTACGGCCAGCCCAACGGCGCCGGCCCCAGCGACAACG GCGGCGCTTGCGGGTTCAAGAATGTGAACCAGTACCCGTTCATGGCCATGACGTCGTGCGGCAATCAGCCCCTCTTCAAGGACGGCAAGGGATGCGGCTCATGCTACAAG ATCAAGTGCACTCGGCACCCTGCGTGCTCCGGGCGCACGGAGACGGTGGTGATCACGGACATGAACTACTACCCCTTGGCGCCCTACCACTTCGACCTCAGCGGCACAGCCTTCGGCAAGCTGGCCAAGCCCGGCCGCAACAACGACCTCCGCCACGCCGGCATCATCGACATCCAGTTCACCAG GGTGCCGTGCCAGTTCCCGGGCCTCAAGGTTGGTTTCCACGTGGAGGAGGGTTCCAGCCAGGTGTACTTCGCGGTGCTGATCGAGTACGAgaacggcgacggcgacgtggTGCAGGTGGACCTCATGGAGTCGCGGAGCGGGGGGCGGTGGTCGTCCATGCGCCAGTCCTGGGGATCCATCTGGAGGCTGGACTCCAACCACCGCCTCCGCGCTCCCTTCTCCATTCGCATCCGCAGCGACTCCGGCAAGACGCTCGTCGCCCGCGACGTCATCCCCGTCAACTGGAGGCCCAACACCTTCTACCGCTCATTCGTCCAGTACTCCTCCTAA